tttgagggtttatcttgtgcttaatttaggggattttataaccttttacccacatttattcaatgaaatagcatggttttataacttctcccttaattgcgcttaagagtgaaaacatgctttttaggacttaaaatagctaaatctaattctccttgattccattagatgccttgatatgtttgttgagtgatttaaggtttaggaggcaaatattggatcaagggaatgaagaaagaaagcatgaaaagttggagaactcatgaagaaatgaaagaatcggaaagctgtcaagccgacctctttgcacttaaacgaccataacttgagctacagaggtccaaatgatgcggttctagttgggttagaaagctaacatccggggcttcgaaacaatataagatttgctatagttgctacaagtatggtggcgcgcacgcgcaaagtacgcgcacgcgccgttgctgccacctagtccactagaagcaaaacgtggccagcgattttagaagccttatgggcccaatccaactcatttctgatgctatttaacccaaggagtgaagagggaaacacaagttagttaccattagtttagtttagtagttagaattagtttctagagagagaagctctcacttctctctagaattaggattaggattaggattagttcttagatctaggttttaatctttgccttcttccacttctaccttttaatttcttgttgttacattcattcttcttccattcttttattgtaatttcctttatgttgtttttgttcctcttggcctaggtagagtaattagtgacacttgagttatctaattcctttgttgattgataattggagagattgctaattggtttggagtgcactaaagctagtctttccttgggagttggctaggacttgtggctcaagtcaattcatccactttactttcctttatttagtaagggttaactaagtggtagcaatgaacaattctcatcacaattgagaaggataactaggataggacttctagttctcacacctcaccaagagccttttatagttgttagtttattttcattgccatttactttcatgcttcttatccaaaaccccaaaacacatcacaaccaataacaagacacttcattacaattcctagggagaacgacccgaggtttgaatacttcggtttataaatttaggggtttgttttagtgacaaacaactttttgtatgaaaggattattgtttggtttagaaactatacttcgacgagattttatttgagaaattctaaaccgtcaaaaatccgttcgtcaaaGACCTTACCACCATGTTTGAAATATGCATATTTGGGTGATAACAACACTTACCCAGTAATCATCAATTCAAGCTTGAGTAAGGAGTAAAAAGAGGTGCTTATCCAAGTGTTGAAACAACACAAGGATGCTATAGGGTGGACACTTGCAGACTTAAAAAGAATCAGTCCTTCAatgtgcatgcacaagatcctacttgAATAAGGTGCTAAGCCCTCATGACAACAGCAAAGAAggctgaatccaaccatgaatgAAGTGGTCCAAAAAGAAGTGTTGGAGTTGTGGCAAGCAGGGGTGATTTATCCCCATATCAGATAGCCCTTGGGTAAGCCATGTGCAAGTAGTTTCTAAGAAAAGAGGGGTCACTGTTATaccaaatgagaagaatgagttgATACCATAAAGAACAGTGACTGGCTGGcacatgtgtattgactacatgAAGCTTAATGAAGCCACCAGGAATGATCACTTCCCCTTACCATTCATggatcagatgcttgaaagattggTCGAGCATGAATATTATTGCTTTCTAGACGGTTATTCGGGCTACAACCAAATCATTATAGACCCCAAAGACTAGGAGAAAACTTCATTTACTTGTACATATGGTGTTTTTGCTTATtggagaatgccctttggattgtgcaatgcacctgcaacattccaaaagtgcatgctctccatcttcttAGACATGATTGAGAAGTTCATAGAAGTGTTTATGGATGAATTCTCTGTGTTTGGGTATTCATATTCTGAGTGCCTATGTCATCTTGCCATGGTGCTAAGGAGATGCCAAGAAACCAACCTGGTTCTAAACTAGGAGAAGtgccactttatggtgactgaagggatggTTCTTGGTCATAAGATCTCTAAAAGAGGCATAGAAGTGGACAAGGCGAAGGTGGAAGTAATCAAAAAGTTGCCCCTACCTTGCAATgtcaaggcaatcagaagctttttgggacatATTGGGTTCTATAGGatgtttattaaagatttttcaaagattgcaaAACCCTTAGAAACCTACTTGTCTCAAATACTCCCTTTGTCTTTGATAGAGAGTGTATGTTAGCCTTTGATGAACTTAAAAACAGACTTTTCTCTGCACCTATTATAGCACCACCTAGCTGGGATTTACcctttgaattaatgtgtgatgcatctcACTTTGCTAATCAAACATGCTAAACACTACATCTGGGATGAGCCCtatttgttcaaaaagtgtGCTGATGGAATCTTGAGAAGGTGCATTTCCCATGAGGAAGGACAAGAAGTGCTTTGGCAATGTCATGGATCTACATATGGAGGCCATTTTAGTGGGGAAAGAACCGCAGCCAAGGTGTTACAATGTGCGTTCTACTGGCCAACCATTTTCAATGATGCAAAGGAATTGGTGTCAAAATGTGATGAATGTAAAAGAGTTGGGAACCTATCCAAGAAAAACGATATACCACAACAATTCATACTAGAACTTAaactatttgatgtatgggggattgacttcatggATCCATTTCCCACCTCATACGTAAATGAGTACATTCTAGTGGCAATGGACTATGT
The genomic region above belongs to Arachis duranensis cultivar V14167 chromosome 3, aradu.V14167.gnm2.J7QH, whole genome shotgun sequence and contains:
- the LOC110278592 gene encoding uncharacterized protein LOC110278592, with protein sequence MVLGHKISKRGIEVDKAKVEVIKKLPLPCNVKAIRSFLGHIGFYRMFIKDFSKIAKPLETYLSQILPLSLIESCADGILRRCISHEEGQEVLWQCHGSTYGGHFSGERTAAKVLQCAFYWPTIFNDAKELVSKCDECKRVGNLSKKNDIPQQFILELKLFDVWGIDFMDPFPTSYVNEYILVAMDYVSKWVEAIATPTNDNSVVMSFLRRNIFSRFGVPKALISNGGTHFCNRPL